A region from the Heptranchias perlo isolate sHepPer1 unplaced genomic scaffold, sHepPer1.hap1 HAP1_SCAFFOLD_65, whole genome shotgun sequence genome encodes:
- the LOC137318103 gene encoding probable G-protein coupled receptor 139, producing MGQPTILLIKQIYYPILVAVGVPANLMTIVILSRENCGLSKCISVYMVAMATGDLLVMIINIIVYHIFSYHFPLSFLSLTPVCSFILYMTVVALDLSVWFTVSFTFDRFVALCCQKFKTKYCTERTAAAVLTTVSVLIVLKHIPLPFTFEPHQIINKVQWGCLSSEAFFSSPPGTAYVWFHMISLIWLPFTLIALLNSLTIRRIVLTSRARRGLRGHSSENQCDPEMENRRKSIILLFAVSGSFVLLWLTALVTFLTDRLTNPIYYRGDRTNPGYIATEAGAMLKHLSSCPNTCIYAATQRKFREELKKLLKSPWTLILRLVGTRTTNWTSLWTLEFSSSAKPILDWGSLSSQMHKDGSCKNSQVGDYIACHLKHSASTLSAGFYSSYSSLAE from the exons ATGGGGCAACCAACTATTCTGCTGATAAAACagatttactacccgattctcgTTGCCGTCGGTGTCCCAG cgaacttgatgacaattgtgattctctcccgaGAAAACTGCGGCCTTTCCAAGTGTATCTCggtctatatggtggccatggcaacaggagatctactggtcatgatcatcaatataatagtgtatcatattttcagttatcacttcccactttcattcctctccctcactcccgtgtgtagtttcatTCTCTACATGACTGTTGTCGCCCTCGATTTGTCTGTTTGGTTCACCGTCTCCTTCACATTTGACCGTTTTGTCGCTCTCTGCTGCCAGAAGTTTAAAACCaagtattgcaccgagagaactgcGGCCGCGGTTCTAACAACGGTCTCTGTTCTCATAGTTTTAAAGCATATCCCCCTTCCGTTTACATTTGAGCCTCACCAAATAATTAACAAAGTGCAGTGGGGCTGCCTGTCAAGTGAggcttttttttcctcccctccagGTACAGCGTACGTCTGGTTTCACATGATCTCGTTAATTTGGCTTCCTTTTACTTTAATCGCCTTGTTAAATTCCTTGACCATTAGACGGATTGTCTTGACCAGTcgagcccgcaggggactccggggtcacagcagtgagaatcaatgtgatccagagatggagaaccgaaggaaatccatcattttactcttcgctGTGtcaggcagttttgtgctgttgtggctgacagctctCGTGACTTTTTTAACTGACAGACTGACAAACCCCATTTATTACCGAGGCGACCGCACAAACCCAGGATACATCGCCACCGAAGCCGGAGCTATGCTGAAGCATTTGAGTTCCTgtccaaacacgtgtatttatgcagctacccagaggaaattcagagaagaACTGAAGAAGCTGCTGAAATCTCCCTGGACACTGATTCTAAGATTGGTTGGAACACGAACTACGAACTGGACCTCGCTTTGGACATTGGAATTCAGTTCTAGCGCCAAGCCTATCTTGGACTGGGGATCTCTCTCCTCACAGATGCATAAAGATGGTTCTTGTAAAAACTCACAGGTAGGCGATTATATTGCATGCCATTTGAAGCATTCAGCGTCAACATTGAGCGCGGGTTTCTACAGTTCCTACAGTTCATTGGCCGAGTGA